DNA from Brachyspira aalborgi:
TATTGCCATCAGAAGTCCAGACGCCAGATATAATAGAATACATTAAGGCTTGATTATTTTCGTTATTACGACAAACTAAATGAAATTTATCATTGTAAGGTTTTAAGAAATAAATGCCATTAGTCAAATTTTGCTTGATTTCATCATATTTTTCTTGTGTGATTAGTTTTTCTTGTAAAAATATATCCATTTCTTCAAACATTAAATTTCTATGCTCTATAAGTTGATTTGGATATTTTTCATAAACATTTTTTAGTTTTAAATTATTTGTATATTTGCCGTGTATTTTTCTCAAAAAATCTGTTTCAATTTTACCTTTTTCTTTAATTTTAAATAAACCTTGTAATAAATCTTTATTTTTGCAATAAATCAAAATATACTCGTGTCCTTCGTAAAAATACTTTGCTTGTCCTCCGCCCGATTTTTTCTGCCATACAAAACAACTTACAAAATTATCTTCCCCTAAAATTTCATCGCATAAAAGTTTTAAATTTGCCTGTTCATTATCGTCAATGCTAATAAAAATGACGCCGTCCTCTTTAAGCAAATCGCGCGCAAGTTTAAGACGCGGAAGCATAAAAGAAAGCCAACCGCTATGCGTTCTACTTCCTTGAATGTTTTTAAAAAATTTCAAATCCTCGCTTTCAACTTCTTCTCCGTTTTCGTCAATTTCAATTAAGCCAACTTCCTCTAAAATCTTTTTGTAATCTTGCCTAAAATTATCGGGATAAATAAAATTTTCATTTGTCGTATTGTAAGGCGGGTCGATATAAATCATTTTTATTTTTTCGCTGTAAGCCGATTTTAGAATTTTCAAAACATCCAAATTATCGCCGCGTATTATTATATTTTTAGGAT
Protein-coding regions in this window:
- a CDS encoding site-specific DNA-methyltransferase, with amino-acid sequence MINKNEAIKNNIKVVDNSIKNELFENLKTNFPQTIIEGKADLKAISLLLGLDKKSDISGYELTWTGKGLSNALYSSPCNKELKLEEIFSNADCKNLNSSNIEMKDSNNPKNIIIRGDNLDVLKILKSAYSEKIKMIYIDPPYNTTNENFIYPDNFRQDYKKILEEVGLIEIDENGEEVESEDLKFFKNIQGSRTHSGWLSFMLPRLKLARDLLKEDGVIFISIDDNEQANLKLLCDEILGEDNFVSCFVWQKKSGGGQAKYFYEGHEYILIYCKNKDLLQGLFKIKEKGKIETDFLRKIHGKYTNNLKLKNVYEKYPNQLIEHRNLMFEEMDIFLQEKLITQEKYDEIKQNLTNGIYFLKPYNDKFHLVCRNNENNQALMYSIISGVWTSDGNTENEELFGQLVFNDPKPINLLKQLIQSVTMQGNSNDIILDFFAGSGTTAQAVMELNAEDKGNREFILVQIDEEIKEDKSKSAYDFCKKELKS